Proteins encoded together in one Pseudomonadota bacterium window:
- a CDS encoding aminotransferase class V-fold PLP-dependent enzyme, protein MQKRYLLAPGPTQIPPEVLLKMAEPIIHHRNPLFEAVVEEVRANLKYLFGTKNEVLIFASSGTGAMEGAVTNVLSPGDK, encoded by the coding sequence ATGCAAAAGAGATACTTGCTTGCACCAGGGCCAACCCAGATCCCACCTGAAGTACTTCTCAAGATGGCTGAGCCCATCATCCACCACAGAAACCCCCTCTTTGAAGCGGTCGTGGAGGAGGTAAGGGCAAATCTCAAATACCTCTTTGGCACAAAGAACGAGGTACTCATCTTCGCCTCTTCAGGCACAGGGGCAATGGAAGGGGCAGTAACCAATGTACTCTCACCAGGCGATAAG